The Streptomyces sp. NBC_01426 genome includes a region encoding these proteins:
- a CDS encoding HNH endonuclease family protein gives MAPRLLAAGLVLAGALAASACGPLTAPGSTADAAPARGPAAAGGAPVLAQLNKLTVRAQISLDGYSRDAFGPAWSDAGTVEMSGNSCPTRQDVLARDLEDVVRAEDGCTVLSGVLHDGYTGRTIAFKRGPGTSMAVQIDHVVPLALGWRSGARELTAAQRLNYANDPANLVAADGPTNAAKGAKDASVWMPPRAEAHCWYATAQVRVKTKYRLSVTPAEKAALRTALESCPAEAARR, from the coding sequence ATGGCCCCTCGCCTCCTGGCCGCCGGCCTCGTGCTCGCCGGCGCGCTCGCCGCCTCCGCCTGCGGACCCCTCACCGCCCCCGGCTCCACCGCCGATGCCGCCCCCGCTCGTGGTCCGGCCGCGGCCGGAGGCGCGCCCGTGCTGGCCCAGCTGAACAAGCTGACGGTCCGGGCGCAGATCTCCCTCGACGGCTACAGCCGCGACGCCTTCGGACCGGCGTGGAGCGATGCGGGCACGGTCGAGATGTCGGGGAATTCCTGTCCGACGCGCCAGGACGTCCTGGCGCGCGACCTGGAGGACGTCGTTCGGGCCGAGGACGGCTGCACCGTCCTCTCCGGCGTTCTCCACGACGGGTACACGGGCCGGACGATCGCCTTCAAGCGCGGCCCCGGTACGTCCATGGCCGTGCAGATCGACCACGTGGTCCCCTTGGCCCTCGGGTGGCGCTCGGGGGCCCGGGAGCTGACCGCCGCGCAGAGGCTGAACTACGCGAACGACCCGGCGAATTTGGTTGCTGCCGACGGTCCGACGAACGCCGCGAAGGGTGCCAAGGACGCCTCGGTGTGGATGCCCCCGCGGGCCGAGGCCCACTGCTGGTACGCGACCGCTCAGGTCCGTGTGAAGACCAAGTACCGCCTGTCGGTCACGCCGGCGGAGAAGGCGGCCCTGCGCACCGCGCTGGAATCCTGCCCGGCCGAGGCGGCCCGGCGATGA